The Allocatelliglobosispora scoriae genome contains a region encoding:
- a CDS encoding septum formation initiator family protein, which translates to MTQRRTPSGQGPARRSGARTSVRSRALPGTRVADPSRSANRPAAARRAAAAGAAARTSAPAERRLTGRATVLVVVLVALALGYAYPVRVYLTQQSEIESMQAAQEAQRAHIRDLEATAAKWQDDEYVRIQARSRLFYVRPGEIPLVTLWDQPGADRDAGIVPGPKAPEPWYSTLWASVGAANE; encoded by the coding sequence ATGACGCAGCGCCGGACGCCGAGCGGGCAAGGCCCCGCACGGCGTTCCGGCGCGCGCACGAGTGTGCGCAGCCGGGCGCTGCCGGGCACGCGGGTCGCCGACCCGTCCCGCTCCGCCAATCGCCCCGCCGCCGCCCGTCGCGCCGCCGCCGCCGGTGCCGCCGCGAGGACCTCGGCCCCGGCTGAGCGTCGCCTCACCGGCCGCGCCACGGTCCTGGTCGTCGTCCTGGTCGCCCTCGCTCTGGGGTACGCATACCCGGTGCGCGTCTATCTCACCCAGCAGTCCGAGATCGAGTCGATGCAGGCCGCCCAGGAGGCGCAGCGCGCTCACATCCGGGATCTGGAGGCGACGGCCGCCAAGTGGCAGGACGACGAGTATGTCCGCATCCAGGCCCGCAGCCGCCTCTTCTACGTGCGGCCGGGGGAGATCCCCCTCGTGACACTCTGGGACCAGCCCGGCGCCGATCGCGATGCGGGCATCGTGCCCGGGCCGAAGGCACCCGAACCGTGGTATTCGACGCTCTGGGCCAGCGTCGGCGCCGCCAACGAATGA